The genome window ATCTCCGACCGGCCACTCGAGGTCAACCTGCGGGAGATTCGCGATGTCAAGCGCCACTGGCCCGACCGGGCGGTAATCGTCTCGGCCATGGTGGAGTCTACGCCAGAGGCCTGGCGGGACATCATCCTCAAAATTGAGGACACCGGGGCCGACGGCATCGAACTCAACTATGGCTGCCCCCACGGTATGAGCGAGCGGGGGATGGGCAGCGCGGTGGGGCAGGTGCCGGAGTACTGCCAGCAGATCACCCAGTGGGTGATGGACGTAGCCAAAATTCCCGTCATCGTCAAGCTCACGCCCAACGTGGCCTCGGTGGTGCCCCCGGCGCGGGCGGCCCTGGCTGCGGGGGCCAACGCCCTGAGCCTCATCAACACCATCAACTCCATCATCGGGATTGACCTGGACACCCTGGAAATCACCCCCAGCATCGGCGGTAAAGGCGGGCACGGGGGCTACGCTGGGCCGGCGGTCAAGCCCATCGCCCTCAACCTGCTGTCTTCGCTGGGTGTGGATCCAGTGGTGAAACAGTCCGGGGTGCCCATCAGCGGCATGGGCGGCATCTCGACCTGGCGGGACGCAGCGGAGTTTTTGCTGCTGGGCGCAACCAGTTTGCAGGTCTGCACCGCCGTCATGCACTATGGTTATCGGATCATCGAAGACCTGACCGACGGGCTCAATGCCTGGATGGACGCCAAGGGCTTCAAGACCATCGCCGACGTGGTGGGCAAGAGCCTTCCTCGCATCTCCGACTTCAAGGACTTCGATCTCTCCTTCCGAGCGGTGGCCCGCATCAACCCCGACAAGTGCATTCAGTGCAACCTTTGCTACGTGGCCTGCAACGACACTGCCCACCAGTGCATTGACCTGGTGGACGCCAGCGGCAACCGCGTCCAGCCCTACAGCTATGACGTGCGCTCCAACGGGAAGCACGAAGCGGTGAGCACCCGCCCGCAACCTGTGGTGCGGGAGGACGACTGCGTGGGCTGTCGGCTGTGCCACAACGTCTGCCCGGTAGACGGCTGTATCGAGATGGTCGAATTGCCTTCAGGTCGGCCCTCTATCACCTGGGATGAGCTGACCAAGGCCCGCCCCGAGCTGGCCACCGACTGGGAGGCCATGAAGCGGTATCGGGAAGAGGTGGGGATTGAGATCCACTAAGGTTTCAAAGCCCTAAAGAGGATGGTTTTGGTAGGCAGGTGAGCATTTAGACTAACCGTATGGTCAAGCCAATTCCCAAGCTGATGGCCGTAACCGAGTACCTCGAGAGCGAAATTGGCTCGGCGGTGCGGCGGGAGTATGTGGGGGGCCAGGTGTATGCCATGGCTGGCTCGAGCCTGCGGCATAGCCGTATCGCAGGAAACATCCACGCCCATTTCTGGCAGCTCGCGCAGAACCGGCCCTGCCGGGTTCACCAAGAGGCGGTCAAACTGCGCATTGGAACGGATGAAGACCCCGAAGTGGCCTTCTACTATCCCGACGTGATGGTGGTCTGCGATAAAACGCCCCCCCACGAGTACTACGAGACCGAGCCCTGCATACTGGTCGAGGTGCTGTCGCCATCCACGGTGAACACAGACTTGCGCGAGAAGTACCTCGAGTACACCCGCCTACCCAGCCTGCGCACCTATTTGGTGGTGGATCAGGACACTCTGTTCGTGCGGCACTGGTTCCGCGACGAGGCGGGGCACTGGCACCACCAAGACCTTACTGGCGATGGTCAGATTCCACTCCCCTGCTTGGGTGGCCAGATTACCTTACCGCAGATTTATGGGAGGGTGTTTGAGTAGGACTGTCTTTCCGGGCGATAGCAGCAAGGTGTGAGGCAGAGGGCTAACTAGATGCAAGGTCGGAAGCTATAACGGCAACGGAGGCGCCAATGGGACTACTGATTAAGAATGGTGAAATCATAACCGCGGACAGCCGGTACAAGGCCGACATCTACGCCGAGGGCGAGACCATCACCCGCATCGGGCAGAACCTCGAGGCCCCGCCCGGCACCGAGGTGATCGACGCTACCGGTAAGTACGTGTTCCCCGGCTTCATAGACCCCCACGTGCACATCTACCTGCCCTTCATGGCGACCTTTGCCAAGGACACCCACGAGACCGGCTCCAAGGCGGCCTTGATGGGGGGCACCACCACCTACATCGAGATGTGCTGCCCCAGCCGCAACGACGATGCCCTCGAGGGCTACCAG of Meiothermus sp. contains these proteins:
- a CDS encoding Uma2 family endonuclease, whose translation is MVKPIPKLMAVTEYLESEIGSAVRREYVGGQVYAMAGSSLRHSRIAGNIHAHFWQLAQNRPCRVHQEAVKLRIGTDEDPEVAFYYPDVMVVCDKTPPHEYYETEPCILVEVLSPSTVNTDLREKYLEYTRLPSLRTYLVVDQDTLFVRHWFRDEAGHWHHQDLTGDGQIPLPCLGGQITLPQIYGRVFE
- the preA gene encoding NAD-dependent dihydropyrimidine dehydrogenase subunit PreA — encoded protein: MADLSINFAGIKSPNPFWLASAPPTNSGAQIHRAFEYGWGGAVWKTIGAPVLNVSNRYGAWHYGGQKMLAINNVELISDRPLEVNLREIRDVKRHWPDRAVIVSAMVESTPEAWRDIILKIEDTGADGIELNYGCPHGMSERGMGSAVGQVPEYCQQITQWVMDVAKIPVIVKLTPNVASVVPPARAALAAGANALSLINTINSIIGIDLDTLEITPSIGGKGGHGGYAGPAVKPIALNLLSSLGVDPVVKQSGVPISGMGGISTWRDAAEFLLLGATSLQVCTAVMHYGYRIIEDLTDGLNAWMDAKGFKTIADVVGKSLPRISDFKDFDLSFRAVARINPDKCIQCNLCYVACNDTAHQCIDLVDASGNRVQPYSYDVRSNGKHEAVSTRPQPVVREDDCVGCRLCHNVCPVDGCIEMVELPSGRPSITWDELTKARPELATDWEAMKRYREEVGIEIH